A DNA window from Castanea sativa cultivar Marrone di Chiusa Pesio chromosome 7, ASM4071231v1 contains the following coding sequences:
- the LOC142642983 gene encoding 3-hydroxy-3-methylglutaryl coenzyme A reductase-like, with translation MDSRRRSTSKATAAAPPHMKMGVGLHQHHNDKELKASDALPLPLYLTNAVFFTLFFSVVYFLLTRWREKIRNSTPLHVLNLSEIVAIFAFIASFIYLLGFFGIDFVQSILRPSTDLWANEDEIDDAQNTDEIILNEDSRKVPCGAGLDCSPPQIVNKAIISPPSLIPTVLSEEDEEIINSVVKGSTPSYTLESKLGDCKKAAAIRREALQRISGKSLSGLPLEGFDYESILGQCCEMPVGYVQIPVGIAGPLLLDGIEYSVPMATTEGCLVASTNRGCKAIHLSGGAASVLLKDGMTRAPVVRFASAKRAAQLKFFLENPNNFENLSMIFNKSSRFARLQNIKCTMAGKNLYMRFTCSTGDAMGMNMISKGVQNVLDYLQNDFSDMDVIGISGNFCSDKKAAAVNWIEGRGKSVVCECVIKGEVVKKVLKTNVAALVELNMLKNLTGSAMAGALGGFNAHASNIVAAVYIATGQDPAQNVESSHCITMMEAVNDGQDLHVSVTMPSIEVGTVGGGTQLASQSACLNLLGVKGANRESAGSNARLLATIVAGSVLAGELSLMSALAAGQLVRSHMKYNRSSKDVSKVSS, from the exons ATGGATTCCCGCCGGCGATCGACCTCCAAAGCCACCGCCGCCGCCCCACCACACATGAAAATGGGAGTGGGTCTACATCAACATCATAACGACAAAGAGCTCAAGGCCTCAGACGCTTTGCCACTCCCACTTTACCTCACCAATGCTGTCTTCTTCACTTTGTTTTTCTCTGTGGTCTACTTCTTGCTCACTCGCTGGCGCGAGAAGATTCGTAACTCCACCCCTCTTCATGTCCTTAACTTGTCCGAGATCGTTGCCATCTTCGCCTTCATCGCTTCCTTTATCTACCTCCTCGGTTTCTTTGGAATCGATTTTGTCCAGTCGATTCTTCGACCTTCCACTGATCTCTGGGCTAACGAGGATGAAATCGACGATGCCCAGAACACAGACGAAATCATTCTTAACGAAGACTCTCGTAAAGTCCCTTGTGGTGCTGGGCTCGATTGCTCACCTCCTCAGATCGTAAACAAGGCAATCATCTCTCCTCCTTCCTTGATACCTACGGTGCTGAGCGAAGAGGATGAGGAGATCATCAACTCAGTCGTGAAAGGATCGACACCGTCTTACACTCTCGAGTCAAAACTCGGAGATTGTAAGAAAGCCGCGGCGATTCGACGAGAGGCGCTTCAGAGAATCTCTGGCAAATCATTATCTGGGTTGCCTCTCGAGGGGTTCGATTACGAATCTATACTTGGCCAGTGCTGCGAGATGCCAGTGGGTTATGTTCAGATCCCAGTTGGTATTGCAGGACCACTTTTGCTCGATGGGATAGAGTACTCTGTTCCCATGGCTACCACAGAGGGTTGCTTGGTGGCAAGCACAAACCGTGGGTGCAAAGCTATTCACTTGTCAGGTGGGGCCGCTAGTGTTTTGTTGAAGGATGGTATGACCAGAGCTCCTGTGGTTAGGTTCGCTTCAGCTAAAAGGGCTGCTCAGCTGAAGTTCTTCTTGGAGAACCCCAACAATTTCGAGAACTTGTCTATGATTTTCAACAAGTCCAGCAGATTTGCTAGGCTTCAGAATATTAAGTGTACTATGGCTGGCAAGAATCTCTACATGAGATTCACTTGCAGCACCGGTGATGCCATGGGCATGAACATGATCTCCAAAGGTGTCCAAAACGTCTTGGATTATCTCCAGAATGATTTCTCGGACATGGATGTTATTGGCATCTCTG GAAACTTCTGTTCGGACAAGAAGGCAGCTGCAGTGAACTGGATTGAGGGGAGAGGCAAGTCTGTGGTTTGTGAGTGTGTGATAAAGGGTGAGGTGGTGAAAAAGGTGCTCAAGACTAATGTGGCGGCCTTGGTGGAGCTCAACATGCTCAAGAACCTGACTGGTTCAGCTATGGCTGGAGCTCTTGGGGGCTTCAACGCACATGCTAGTAACATTGTTGCTGCTGTGTACATAGCCACCGGCCAAGACCCAGCACAGAATGTGGAGAGCTCTCACTGTATTACCATGATGGAAGCTGTTAATGATGGACAGGATCTTCACGTCTCTGTCACTATGCCTTCTATTGAG GTTGGTACAGTTGGTGGAGGTACCCAGCTTGCTTCTCAGTCAGCATGCTTGAATCTGCTTGGGGTGAAAGGTGCAAACAGAGAATCAGCAGGATCAAACGCAAGACTACTGGCCACCATTGTAGCTGGTTCTGTGCTGGCTGGGGAGCTCTCCCTTATGTCTGCTCTGGCAGCAGGGCAGCTTGTTAGGAGCCATATGAAATACAATAGGTCTAGCAAGGATGTTTCTAAAGTTTCCTCTTAA